CGGTGGGCGATCACGACCACGGTACGGCCATGCATGGCCTGGTCGAGCGCCTTCTGCACGGCAGCCTCGGATTCGGTGTCGAGCGCCGAGGTTGCCTCGTCGAGCAGCAGGATCGGTGCGTTGCGCACGAGCGCGCGGGCAATCGAAAGCCGCTGTCGCTGGCCGCCCGAAAGGGTCACGCCGTTTTCGCCGACCGGCGTATCGTAGCCGAGAGGCTGCGCGGTGATGAAGTCGTGGGCATAGGCGAGCCGGGCGGCATCCTCGATTTCCCCATCCGTCGCATCCGGGCGACCGTAGCGGATGTTGTCGCGGATCGTACCTTCGAAGAGGTAGGGCTGCTGTGAGACATAGGCGATGTGCTTGCGCAGCGATGCCTTGGTCACGTCGGCGATATTCTGCCCGTCGATCAGGATTTCGCCGCTCGAGGGATCGTAGAAGCGCGGGATGAGCGTAACGACGGTCGATTTGCCGGCGCCGGAGGGGCCGACGAGAGCAGTCGTCTTGCCGCCCTCGGCAACGAAATCGATGCCCTTGAGCACCTTCTCGTTTTCGCCATAGGCGAATGTCACGCCGCGGAACTCGATCGATGCATCGGTAACGGCGAGATCGGCCGCACCCGGCTTTTCCCGCTGATGCGGCTGCATGTCGAGAATTTCGTAGATCATCCGCGCATTGACGACGGCGCGTTCCATCTGCACCTGCAGCTTGGCGAGCCGCTTGGCCGGCTCATACGCCATCAGCAATGCGGTGACGAAGGAGAAGAAGGCGCCCGGCAGCATGCCACCATAGATCGAGCGGAAGGCCGCATAGGCAATAACGCTGGAAATCGCCACACCGGCAAAGGTTTCGGTGAGCGGCGAGGTACGCTCGCTAAGCCGTGCGATCCGGTTCGACCGCTTCTCGGCAGACTCGATTGTGACGCTGACCTTGCGTTCGAGCTGCTCTTCCATCGTGAAGGCCTTGACGATGGCGATGCCCTGCACCGTCTCCTGCATCGCCCCCAGCACATGGCTGTTGAAGATGATCGCTTCCTTCGTCGCGGCGCGCAGGCGCTTGGAAATGTAGCGCAGCGCATAGAGAAGCGGCGGAGCGACCACGAAGACGATCAGCGTCAGCATTGGGTCCTTGAAGATCATCACGCCGATCAGTGCGACGAGGCTCAGCAGGTCGCGCGCCGTCGAGGTCACCGTCAGGTTGAGCACGTCGCGGATGCCGTTGATGTTCTGGCTGATCTGGGCGGCGAGATGGGCCGAGCGGGATTCGTTGAAGTAGCCGAGCGACAGCGTCATCAGATGGGCGAAGAGCCGGCGCTGGTAACGCGCCACTATGTTGTTGCCGATCTTCGAAAGGGTCACGGCCTGACCGTAGCTTGCAAACCCGCGCAGCACGAAAGCGGCGAGGATGGAGCCGCAGATCAGCCAGACGAGGTCGGCGCGCTTGTTGGCGAAGGCCTCGTTGACCACGGATTCCATGATCCACGCGGTAAAGGCGGTCGTGAGGGCGACAGTCGCCAGACAGATGACGGCGAATATGTATCCGCGGATGTGGTCGCGGCCGTTTTCGGCGATGATGCGTTTGAGGACTGCCGTCACGCTGTTCGAGCTGATAGCGGTCGTCTGTGTTCTGGAGGCGTCCAAAATGAGGCCAATCCCCGTGAAACTGGGTCGTTGCGGGCGTCATGCCCTCTTTCTGCGCGCTCTATAGCCAGTGGAGGGCCATTTGGCCATAGCCAATTGCTGCGTAGGCGAAAGGCGGGTCAGCCGCGCCAGCGCCGCCCGTCAGTCGCAAGTCCGAAACTGCTGGGTGTGCGGGCATAGGTGGCAAGTCCCGAAAGCGCCGCCTGCGGATGCGTGACGACGAAGGTCGGGATGGTCTTCATCAGGTGGCTGTGCGGTGCCTTGTCCTCGAAAGCCTGGCGGAATTCCGGCCGCTTCAGGGCCGGAATGATTTTCTGCGATATGCCGCCGGCAAGGAAGACACCGCCGCGCGCCATGAAGATCAACGCCATGTCGCCGGCAACACGCCCGAGATAGGTAGAAAAGAGAGAGATCGTCTCGACGGCGACCGGATCAGCGCCGGAAAGGGCGTTGGTGGTCACCCCGGCCGGATCCTTGTAGACCGGCTCGATGCCGCTTGCGGCGCAGACGGCGCCGTAGATGTTGAGAATGCCACGGCCGCACAGCAGTTGCTCGGCCGAAATGCGTCCCTCGATCGGCGTCAGATGCGGGAAGATCTCGTAGTCGCGCTCGCTGCGCGGTCCGACATCCACATGCCCCCCTTCGCCGGGAACCGGAAACCACATGTGCTGGGCATGCACGAGGCCGGCGACGCCAAGCCCGGTGCCCGGACCGAGAACGACACGCGAGGCAAGCGAGGTGTTGCCGTGATCGCCGATCGGCTCGCGATATTCATCGGCAGGCGAGGCGATCGCCAGCGCCTGCGCCTCGAAGTCGTTGACAACAAGCACGTCGGAAAATCCGAGGTCCGAGATCATCGCCTTGGGGCGCACGATCCAGTCGCAATTGGTCAGCGGGATCTCGTCGTCATTGATCGGACCGGCAATCGCGAGGATCGCCGAGCGCGGCTGGATCGAGGTCTTGTCGAGAACGGTGACCTGTATCGCCTCGTCGATGGTCGCGAAATCCGCGGTATGCACGTTCGGAAACTGCCTCGGCTCGGCATAGGCGTCGATCAGGATGGAGAAGCGCGCATTCGTGCCCCCGATGTCGCCGATCAGGATGGGAAACGTAAGCTGTTCGTTTTCGAGGGGCTTGGGCATGGCGGGTTCCGTATCGGGCCTTTTAGGGGCTCAGGCGCTGAGCGCGCCGGGGGTCAGGAGAATCTCTGCGGTGGCGCGGTTCAGGGCCATCGGAATATCGTAGACCGTTGCGAGCCGCATCAGGGCTTTTACATCGACATCATGAGGCATGGATGTCAAAGGGTCGACGAAGAAGATCAACATATCGACCTCACCGGTCGCGATCATCGCGCCGATCTGCTGGTCGCCGCCGAGCGGGCCGCTTTTCAGGCGCGTGACGTCAAGCGAGGGACAGGCTTCCTTGATGCGCCCTCCGGTCGTGCCGGTTGCAACGATACGTCGCCTGGAAAGCTCCGCTTCGTGACGGCGGGCGAATTCCGCCATATCGTCCTTCTTCTGGTCATGGGCAATCAGGGCGATACATTTCAGAGCGGTCACGAAGCGCCTCGGTCCGGATTTTCAATCGATTTGAATGCCTTCTAGCGCAGCCGGAAGCCGTTGAAAAGCCCGGCCCCGGGGAAGGGTCGGGCAAGGCTGCAGCGTGAGCGCTCAGTTGCCCGTGGGGCGAGGCAGCGGAACCGGAACATCGGCGGGCGGAACACCCGGCATCTGGGCCGCGATGGCCGAGCCTGCTGCCGCCGGTTGCGGCGGCGAAGCAAGTGCTGAAACGGGAGCAGCACCGTTGGGAGAATAGGTCGCCGCCCATTCGCTGTCCGCGGCAGGAGACTTGAGCACCACGGAGCAGGCCTTCGGCAGGTCGGCAAGCTGCATCGGTTTCGGTTTTGGAGCTGGCTTCGCGTTCGGGTCCTTCTTCGGCTTTGCCCAGGGTTCGTCGGTAAACCACCAGGCCAGCGACTTGTCGCAGCCGTCTCCGGGCGGAATATCGGCCTGATCCTTGCAGCCGACGGCATCGGCCGGGCACTTGATGCGGACATGGAAATGGTAGTCGTGGCCGTAATAGGGACGCACCTTGCCGAGATTGGTGCGGTCGCCCTGCCAGGTATCGCAGAGCTTCTTCTTGATCGCGGGATTGACGAAGATGCGCTCCACCTGCGGATAGCTGGCCGCCCGCATGATCACACGCGCCTGCGCCGGCGTCCACGCCTTCTCATTGATGGTGAGGAACTTCTTGGTGTCGAGCATCGAGGTGGCGGAGATGTTTTCCCGCTCGGACGCAGACAGCGTGCGCGACGGCATCGGCGTCAGCCAGATATCGGCATCGAGGCCGATCTGGTGGGAGGCATGGCCGGTCAGCATCGGTCCGCCGCGCGGTTGCGAGATGTCGCCGAGCAGGAGACCCGGCCATCCGTCGTATTTCGCGGCATCCTGAGACAGTCGCTCCAGCAGGGAGATCATCTGCGGGTGACCCCAGCGGCGGTTGCGCGAAAGGCGCATCGCC
The window above is part of the Rhizobium sp. ACO-34A genome. Proteins encoded here:
- a CDS encoding ABC transporter ATP-binding protein; translated protein: MDASRTQTTAISSNSVTAVLKRIIAENGRDHIRGYIFAVICLATVALTTAFTAWIMESVVNEAFANKRADLVWLICGSILAAFVLRGFASYGQAVTLSKIGNNIVARYQRRLFAHLMTLSLGYFNESRSAHLAAQISQNINGIRDVLNLTVTSTARDLLSLVALIGVMIFKDPMLTLIVFVVAPPLLYALRYISKRLRAATKEAIIFNSHVLGAMQETVQGIAIVKAFTMEEQLERKVSVTIESAEKRSNRIARLSERTSPLTETFAGVAISSVIAYAAFRSIYGGMLPGAFFSFVTALLMAYEPAKRLAKLQVQMERAVVNARMIYEILDMQPHQREKPGAADLAVTDASIEFRGVTFAYGENEKVLKGIDFVAEGGKTTALVGPSGAGKSTVVTLIPRFYDPSSGEILIDGQNIADVTKASLRKHIAYVSQQPYLFEGTIRDNIRYGRPDATDGEIEDAARLAYAHDFITAQPLGYDTPVGENGVTLSGGQRQRLSIARALVRNAPILLLDEATSALDTESEAAVQKALDQAMHGRTVVVIAHRLSTVIKADKIIVMHKGRIAEEGTHESLAQRPDGLYARLNNLQPAPQNDLS
- a CDS encoding glucokinase, which produces MPKPLENEQLTFPILIGDIGGTNARFSILIDAYAEPRQFPNVHTADFATIDEAIQVTVLDKTSIQPRSAILAIAGPINDDEIPLTNCDWIVRPKAMISDLGFSDVLVVNDFEAQALAIASPADEYREPIGDHGNTSLASRVVLGPGTGLGVAGLVHAQHMWFPVPGEGGHVDVGPRSERDYEIFPHLTPIEGRISAEQLLCGRGILNIYGAVCAASGIEPVYKDPAGVTTNALSGADPVAVETISLFSTYLGRVAGDMALIFMARGGVFLAGGISQKIIPALKRPEFRQAFEDKAPHSHLMKTIPTFVVTHPQAALSGLATYARTPSSFGLATDGRRWRG
- a CDS encoding methylglyoxal synthase, with protein sequence MTALKCIALIAHDQKKDDMAEFARRHEAELSRRRIVATGTTGGRIKEACPSLDVTRLKSGPLGGDQQIGAMIATGEVDMLIFFVDPLTSMPHDVDVKALMRLATVYDIPMALNRATAEILLTPGALSA
- a CDS encoding penicillin-insensitive murein endopeptidase, with translation MRTVSKRLAMVLAFTASMAGAIADGWAADGPPAKELFGGVKLPTRAEPSSYGFYSKGCLAGAVAIPTDGPTWQAMRLSRNRRWGHPQMISLLERLSQDAAKYDGWPGLLLGDISQPRGGPMLTGHASHQIGLDADIWLTPMPSRTLSASERENISATSMLDTKKFLTINEKAWTPAQARVIMRAASYPQVERIFVNPAIKKKLCDTWQGDRTNLGKVRPYYGHDYHFHVRIKCPADAVGCKDQADIPPGDGCDKSLAWWFTDEPWAKPKKDPNAKPAPKPKPMQLADLPKACSVVLKSPAADSEWAATYSPNGAAPVSALASPPQPAAAGSAIAAQMPGVPPADVPVPLPRPTGN